In Chryseobacterium camelliae, one DNA window encodes the following:
- the hemW gene encoding radical SAM family heme chaperone HemW — protein sequence MIYIHIPFCKQKCSYCNFHFSTSMQLKEGMIAAMKKEIALRKGELQHKTLRSLYFGGGTPSVLSPDEINGLIDEVLKYFSFEKDIEITLEANPDDLDNNFLKALSKFPVNRLSIGTQSFFDADLKLMNRAHNASEAEGSIKRAQDYGFENLSIDLIYGSPTSGLEVWKENLKRTIALEVPHISSYALTVEPKTALENWIEKGKVSTPKEEEQNSEFYYLSSFLKDHGFDHYEISNFAKPGFYSRHNSAYWKYHEYLGIGPSAHSYNGFDKRSWNVAHNQHYIQKLSSGMLAKEEEILSEKDQFNEMIMIGLRTVWGIDLDQLKTKFSEALIENFNAGIRQKMLDGILITENNHLKIPEEHWFMADGIASDLFMV from the coding sequence ATGATATATATCCACATACCTTTCTGCAAGCAGAAATGCAGCTATTGCAACTTTCATTTTTCAACCTCCATGCAACTGAAGGAAGGAATGATTGCTGCCATGAAGAAGGAAATAGCCCTCAGAAAAGGCGAACTGCAGCATAAAACACTTCGGTCATTGTATTTCGGAGGCGGCACGCCATCTGTCCTGTCACCGGATGAAATCAATGGACTGATCGATGAGGTGCTGAAATATTTTAGTTTTGAAAAGGATATTGAGATTACCCTGGAAGCCAATCCGGATGATCTTGACAACAATTTTCTGAAGGCTCTATCTAAGTTTCCGGTAAACCGCCTTTCCATAGGTACCCAAAGTTTTTTCGATGCAGATCTGAAACTCATGAACCGTGCCCACAATGCATCTGAAGCTGAAGGCTCCATTAAAAGGGCCCAGGATTACGGGTTTGAGAATTTAAGCATCGACCTTATCTACGGATCACCAACATCAGGCCTCGAAGTGTGGAAGGAGAACCTGAAAAGGACCATAGCCCTAGAGGTACCACATATTTCTTCTTATGCCTTAACAGTGGAGCCGAAAACAGCCCTCGAAAACTGGATTGAAAAAGGAAAAGTGAGCACTCCTAAAGAAGAGGAACAAAACAGCGAGTTTTACTACCTTTCATCATTCCTTAAAGACCATGGCTTCGATCATTATGAGATTTCGAATTTCGCCAAGCCAGGCTTCTATTCCCGCCATAACTCTGCTTACTGGAAGTATCATGAATACCTGGGAATCGGCCCATCAGCCCACTCTTACAACGGTTTTGATAAAAGGAGCTGGAATGTGGCCCATAATCAGCACTATATCCAGAAACTCAGCTCAGGGATGCTGGCCAAAGAAGAGGAAATCCTTTCTGAAAAAGATCAGTTCAATGAAATGATCATGATCGGGCTCAGAACAGTCTGGGGAATAGACCTTGATCAGCTGAAAACAAAATTTTCTGAAGCTCTTATAGAAAATTTTAATGCAGGCATCCGTCAAAAAATGCTGGACGGTATCCTGATTACTGAAAACAACCACCTTAAGATCCCCGAAGAGCACTGGTTTATGGCAGACGGAATAGCGTCAGACTTGTTTATGGTGTAA
- a CDS encoding tyrosine-protein phosphatase: protein MAFYSQVNDSLQRKIPMQGTDNFRDIGGYKTKDGKTVKWGKIYRSAALNKLTTSDTLELKKLAVKTVFDFRGPYEIAIAKDNLPKGIQWINLPYGSENIGKTMIDFTNEKKMDSLLIAVYTDLPNLTKRYKPVFQQILCSDEPIVYHCTAGKDRTGMATALLLYALGVPESTIMQDYLASNYYRKAEINKVITIPTKDGMKTLPKSVQQVKKEWLMATVHAIIKQYGSIDNYLQKEMGIGPEEIQILRKKLLE, encoded by the coding sequence ATGGCATTTTATTCTCAGGTTAATGACAGCCTGCAAAGAAAAATCCCCATGCAGGGCACAGATAACTTCAGGGATATCGGAGGCTACAAGACCAAAGACGGAAAGACCGTAAAGTGGGGCAAGATATACCGGTCAGCCGCCCTCAATAAGCTTACGACAAGCGATACGCTCGAACTTAAAAAGCTGGCGGTAAAAACGGTTTTCGATTTCAGGGGGCCTTATGAAATTGCCATTGCTAAAGACAATCTTCCGAAAGGGATTCAATGGATCAACCTTCCTTATGGCAGCGAAAACATCGGAAAAACAATGATTGATTTTACGAATGAAAAGAAAATGGACTCCTTACTTATCGCTGTCTACACAGATCTGCCTAACCTTACCAAACGATATAAACCTGTTTTTCAGCAAATATTATGTTCAGATGAGCCCATCGTCTATCACTGCACCGCAGGCAAAGACAGGACCGGAATGGCAACAGCCCTCTTGCTTTATGCATTGGGCGTGCCTGAAAGTACCATTATGCAGGACTATCTGGCATCTAACTATTACAGGAAGGCAGAAATTAACAAAGTGATCACCATTCCTACGAAGGATGGCATGAAAACACTGCCAAAATCCGTTCAGCAGGTAAAAAAAGAATGGCTTATGGCCACCGTTCATGCTATTATAAAACAATATGGTTCCATAGACAACTATTTACAAAAAGAAATGGGAATCGGCCCGGAAGAGATACAAATTCTGAGAAAGAAGTTACTGGAATAA